In Mobula hypostoma chromosome 13, sMobHyp1.1, whole genome shotgun sequence, the following are encoded in one genomic region:
- the LOC134355466 gene encoding ETS domain-containing protein Elk-4-like, translating to MDNTITLWQFLLQLLLEPKNDHLICWTSNDGEFKLLKAEDVAKLWGFRKNKPNMNYDKLSRALRYYYDKNIIKKVNGQKFVYKFVCYPEILKMDVNMVGKGENGVDSSLPDMSRPQKDKENHTQEKGASSSSKNSNRNDYIRSGLYSSFTLNSLQANPNIFKSIKIENPAEKVPEEKRQPPCQEPVTVIKFVTNPPKRPSPLPAVEPVVIPTPSAATPKPELSEETSSAPSAVTSFTTTPPISSVSPSAPLPLSPGSPLLASSFDAPADLPIEAELAASPSDHLAQSLEPSSDGEDPSQDNAETKHQKGRSKKPKELELAPALVITGSDPSPLGLPSPPLPAASLTPAYLTQTPFLLTPSPLLSSIHFWSTLSPVATLSPARLTGTSTLFQFPNIANNQLQIPFSNVDGSSTPTSLSPDLQKA from the exons ATGGACAACACCATCACCCTGTGGCAGTTCTTGCTGCAGCTGCTCCTGGAGCCCAAGAACGACCACCTGATCTGCTGGACCTCGAACGACGGGGAGTTCAAGCTTCTGAAAGCCGAGGACGTAGCCAAACTCTGGGGTTTTCGCAAGAACAAGCCCAATATGAATTATGATAAGCTGAGCCGTGCGCTACGCTACTATTACGACAAG AACATTATTAAAAAGGTGAATGGGCAGAAGTTTGTGTACAAGTTTGTGTGCTAtccagagatattaaagatggatgTCAACATGGTGGGTAAGGGTGAGAATGGTGTCGATTCCAGCTTGCCAGATATGAGTAGGCCGCAAAAGGACAAGGAGAACCATACCCAGGAGAAGGGAGCTTCATCTTCCTCCAAGAACTCCAACCGTAATGATTACATTCGGTCGGGCCTCTACTCATCCTTCACCTTGAACTCACTGCAAGCCAACCCAAACATCTTTAAATCCATCAAGATCGAGAACCCGGCAGAGAAGGTGCCAGAGGAGAAGAGGCAGCCGCCTTGCCAGGAACCGGTGACCGTGATTAAGTTTGTAACCAACCCGCCGAAAagaccctcacccctccctgcgGTAGAACCAGTGGTGATCCCCACGCCATCTGCTGCCACGCCGAAGCCTGAGCTGTCGGAAGAAACTTCATCTGCGCCAAGTGCGGTGacctccttcaccaccaccccacccatcTCCTCTGTCTCGCCCTCCGCACCTCTGCCCCTGAGCCCCGGCTCCCCCCTCTTAGCCTCCTCCTTCGACGCCCCTGCTGACTTGCCCATCGAGGCGGAGCTGGCCGCCAGCCCTTCGGACCACCTGGCACAATCGCTGGAGCCCTCCTCTGACGGGGAGGATCCGTCACAGGACAACGCGGAAACAAAGCACCAGAAGGGCAGGTCAAAGAAGCCCAAGGAGCTGGAACTCGCCCCTGCCCTGGTCATCACCGGCAGTGACCCGAGCCCACTGGGCTTACCGAGTCCTCCCCTGCCAGCAGCATCCCTGACACCAGCCTACTTAACTCAG ACTCCCTTCTTGCTGACTCCCAGTCCGCTGCTCTCTAGCATACACTTCTGGAGTACTCTAAGTCCTGTGGCCACTCTCAGTCCAGCCCGGTTGACAGGAACCAGCACTTTATTTCAA TTTCCGAACATAGCCAACAACCAACTGCAGATCCCATTCTCGAATGTGGATGGCTCTTCAACTCCAACCTCCCTGTCTCCAGATCTTCAGAAGGCCTAA